Proteins from a genomic interval of Gadus macrocephalus chromosome 2, ASM3116895v1:
- the xpo6 gene encoding exportin-6 yields MASEEASLRALESLMTEFFHSCTTNERKREIEELLNNFAQQTGAWRHCLFFLSNTRNEYVMMYSLTVFENLVNKQWLGVASQDKMEIRNCLPKLLLAQHKVMPYFIRNKLCKVIVDIGRQDWPMFYHDFFTNILQLIQSPGLASLGLVLLKTTSEELACPREDLSVARRDELRKLLLEQVPTVLGLLTGILESYWDKHNVMGTTPPPSPTSGEDVELLGSLFQGSQYSKLLCQPMAELDQDSHQLCCLVLESLAHLFSWIPLSTSITPTLLASIFHFARFGCDLRTKAKPDPFISSSNGPPSSNGDGRSLPQSAEGKQDRARLGVLAMTCVNELVSKNCVPLDFEEYLLRMFQQTFFLLQRLTRENNSHTVKGKLQELDECYLEKFTDFLRLFVSVHLRRIESSPQFPIVEFLALLFKYTFNQPNHEGYFACLEIWTVFLDFLTTKIKSRLADRESVLNRYKDALGLLLREVLNRIQFRYNQAQLEELDDEALDDDQQTEWQRYLRQSLEVVAKVMELLPSHAFTTLFPILQENLDVYLGLQQFIVTTGTVGRLNISAENDCRRLHCSLRDLSSLLQAVGRLSEYFIGDVFASRFNDAVAVVERLVEVTCYGSQSSLYDLETAVPSVLKPDLIDVHAQALAALQAYSHWLAQFYSEVQRQNQSRFVSLITSAVDASSPLLTPKVPEKLLLSACHLLVSMASTVRPVFLVSLPAIQSTFRLITENNSPGLPPEAHMLVCRALSNMLLLPWPSLPESEQQWQTRSSSHASLVAALTRDYRTLRGTTSLPQGSTELGNMKAVMQQTLPVLREVVDSISGESTKSRQICYQSLQESVQVSLALFPVFIQHPDVTDEMLSFFLTLFQALRVQMGVAFTGQIIHTFLSMFTREQLAASILQEGSAGCRVVQKFLKILQVVVQEPGQAFKPFLPNILSLCMEQVYPIVAERSSPDIKGELFELLYQVLHQNWRYFFKTSVLASVQRGVAEDTMENEAQFTAAMQAFGQSFLQPDIHIFKQNVCYLEALNSKHKLYHRKLFRTSMLFHFINVLLQVLLHKSHDLLQEEITLAVYNMAAVDFDAFYSGFMPEFLTGCQGVDSNQRTVLARNFKLERDLPSFTQSVHRLVNDLRYYRLCNSSLPTGTIKL; encoded by the exons ATG GCGTCAGAAGAGGCCTCGCTGCGTGCGCTGGAGAGCCTCATGACAGAGTTCTTTCACAGCTGCACGACCAATGagcggaagagagagatag AAGAACTGCTGAATAACTTTGCGCAGCAGACGGGAGCATGGCGTCACTGCTTGTTCTTCCTGTCCAATACTCGGAATGAGTATGTTATGATGTACAGCCTTACAGTATTCGAG AACCTGGTGAATAAGCAGTGGCTAGGTGTGGCTTCCCAGGACAAGATGGAGATCCGAAACTGTTTGCCAAAGTTGCTGCTGGCCCAGCACAAAGTCATGCCGTACTTCATCCGCAACAAGCTCTGCAAAGTCATCGTGGACATCGGTCGCCAGGACTGGCCAATGTTTTACCATGACTTCTTCACAAACATCCTGCAG TTGATCCAGTCTCCTGGCCTGGCATCCCTGGGCTTGGTGTTGCTGAAGACCACGTCAGAGGAGCTGGCCTGCCCTCGGGAAGACCTGAGTGTGGCCCGGAGAGACGAGCTCCGCAAGCTGTTGCTGGAGCAGGTGCCCACGGTGCTGGGACTGCTGACGG GTATCCTGGAATCCTACTGGGACAAGCACAACGTCATGGGAACAACTCCCCCACCCTCGCCCACCTCTGGAGAAGATG TGGAGTTGCTGGGCAGCCTCTTCCAGGGAAGCCAGTATTCCAAACTGCTCTGCCAGCCCATGGCCGAGCTGGACCAGGACAGCCACCAGCTGTGCTGCTTGGTGCTAGAGAGCCTGGCCCACCTGTTCAGCTGGATCCCCCTGTCCACCAgcatcacccccaccctgctGGCCTCCATCTTCCACTTCGCCCGCTTCGGCTGCGACCTCAGAACCAAGGCCAAGCCCGACcctttcatctcctcctccaacgGCCCGCCGTCGTCCAACGGGGACGGGCGGAGCCTCCCCCAGAGTGCGGAGGGCAAGCAGGACCGCGCCCGCCTGGGGGTGCTGGCCATGACCTGCGTCAACGAGCTGGTTTCCAAGAACTGCGTGCCGCTGGACTTTGAGGAGTACCTGCTGCGCATGTTCCAGCAGACCTTCTTCCTGTTGCAGAGGCTGACGCGGGAGAACAACTCCCACACGGTGAAGGGCAAGCTACAGGAGCTGGACGAGTG TTATTTGGAAAAGTTCACTGATTTCCTGCGGCTGTTTGTCAGTGTCCACCTGAGGAGGATAGAGTCGAGTCCTCAGTTCCCAATTGTAGAGTTCCTAGCATTGCTGTTCAAGTACACCTTTAACCAG CCCAACCATGAAGGCTACTTTGCCTGTTTGGAAATATGGACTGTTTTCTTGGATTTCCTCACAACGAAGATCAAAAGTAGACTGGCTGACAGAGAGAGTGTTTTAAACCG GTACAAAGACGCCCTGGGTCTCCTACTCAGAGAGGTTCTGAACAGAATCCAGTTCAGGTACAACCaggcccagctggaggagctggatgaTGAGGCTCTCGATGATGAC CAACAGACGGAGTGGCAGCGGTACCTACGCCAGAGTCTGGAAGTGGTTGCCAAGGTGATGGAGCTGCTTCCATCCCATGCATTTACTACTTTG TTTCCCATCCTTCAGGAGAACCTGGATGTGTATCTGGGTCTGCAGCAGTTCATTGTCACCACAGGAACAG TCGGGAGGCTGAACATCTCGGCGGAGAACGACTGCCGGAGGCTGCACTGCTCGCTGCGTGACCTCAGCTCCCTGCTCCAGGCGGTGGGACGCCTCTCAGAGTACTTCATCGGCGACGTCTTCGCCTCGCGCTTCAACGACGCCGTGGCAGTCGTGGAGAG GTTGGTTGAGGTGACGTGCTACGGTTCCCAGAGTAGCCTGTACGACCTGGAGACTGCTGTGCCTTCTGTCCTCAAACCAGACCTCATTGATGT CCACGCACAGGCCCTCGCTGCCCTGCAGGCCTACTCCCATTGGCTGGCCCAGTTCTACAGTGAAGTCCAGCGGCAAAACCAGAGCCGCTTCGTGAGCCTCATCACCTCAGCCGTGGATGCCAGCagccctctcctcactcctaAG GTGCCGGAGaagctcctcctctctgcctgccACCTGCTGGTCTCCATGGCGTCAACGGTACGACCAGTCTTCCTGGTGTCACTGCCCGCCATCCAGAGCACCTTCCGCCTCATCACGGAAAACAACTCTCCAGGGCTCCCACCGGAG gcccACATGCTGGTGTGCAGGGCTCTGTCCAACATGCTGCTGCTACCCTGGCCGAGCCTGCCGGAGAGCGAGCAGCAGTGGCAGACGCGCTCCAGTAGCCACGCCAGCCTGGTGGCGGCCCTGACCCGGGACTACCGCACGCTGAGGGGCACCACCAGCCTGCCCCAGGGCAGCACTGAGCTAGGCAACA TGAAGGCGGTGATGCAGCAGACTCTTCCGGTTCTCCGAGAGGTCGTGGACAGCATCTCGGGGGAATCCACCAAATCTCGCCAGATCTGTTACCAAAGCCTGCAGGAGTCGGTCCAAGTGTCCCTCGCCCTGTTCCcagtatttattcagcatcCTG ATGTGACGGACGAGATGTTGAGCTTCTTCCTGACACTGTTTCAAGCCCTGAGGGTCCAAATGGGAGTTGCCTTCACAGGACAAATCATACACACCTTCCTGAGCATGTTCACCAG ggagcagctggcggcCAGCATACTGCAGGAGGGCAGCGCGGGGTGCAGGGTGGTGCAGAAGTTCTTGAAGatactgcaggtggtggtgcaaGAGCCGGGCCAGGCCTTCAAGCCCTTCCTGCCCAACATCCTGTCCCTATGCATGGAGCAGGTGTACCCCATCGTGGCAGAG CGGTCTTCACCGGACATTAAAGGGGAGCTGTTTGAGCTCCTCTACCAAGTTCTCCACCAGAACTGGAGGTACTTCTTCAAGACATCTGTCCTGGCGAGTGTCCAGAGGGGTGTAGCAGAAGACACCATGGAGAATGAGGCTCAGTTCACTGCTGCCATGCAG GCGTTTGGGCAGTCATTCCTGCAGCCAGACATTCACATCTTCAAGCAGAATGTGTGCTACCTGGAGGCCCTGAACAGCAAGCACAAACTGTACCACAGA aagCTGTTCCGGACCTCCATGCTGTTCCACTTCATCAACGTGCTGCTGCAGGTGCTGCTCCACAAGAGCCACGACCTGCTGCAGGAGGAGATCACGCTCGCCGTCTACAACATGGCCGCTGTCGACTTTGACGCCTTCTACTCCGGCTTCATGCCCGAGTTCCTCACAGGCTGCCAAGGCGTAGACTCCAACCAGCGGACTGTCCTGGCGCGCAACTTCAAGCTTGAGCGG gACCTGCCATCCTTCACTCAGAGTGTACACAGGCTAGTGAACGACCTGCGCTACTACAGACTGTGCAACAGCAGCCTGCCTACAGGCACCATCAAGCTAtaa
- the nme4 gene encoding nucleoside diphosphate kinase, mitochondrial isoform X1, translating to MILSQTCVFKSILQHGRCFTRSRFSEKALVSKFTSAPLSSGAIHRAQSSFTGGVERTLVAVKPDGVQRRYVGQIIQRFEKRGFKLVGLKMLQASDGLLSQHYRELVKKPFYPNLVDYMTSGPVVAMVWEGLNVVQSSRRMVGPTNPAEAPAGTVRGDLSLHVSRNVVHASDSVEGAEREIQLWFEGKELLNWECYDHSLTYKEDK from the exons ATGATTCTCTCACAGACATGTGTTTTCAAGAGTATTCTTCAACATGGGCGGTGTTTTACAAGGAGTCGATTTAGTGAAAAAGCGCTCGTTTCCAAGTTTACCTCTGCACCTCTGTCCAGCGGAGCCATACACCGGGCTCAATCCA GTTTCACTGGTGGAGTAGAGCGCACCCTCGTAGCGGTGAAGCCTGATGGAGTTCAACGAAGATACGTTGGACAAATTATTCAGCGCTTTGAGAAACGGGGCTTCAAACTAGTGGGCTTGAAGATGTTGCAG GCATCTGACGGTCTCCTGTCTCAGCATTACCGAGAGCTCGTGAAGAAGCCCTTCTATCCGAATCTGGTTGACTACATGACATCGGGTCCTGTGGTCGCCATG GTGTGGGAGGGCCTGAACGTGGTCCAGTCGTCTCGCAGGATGGTTGGCCCCACCAACCCAGCGGAGGCCCCGGCAGGCACGGTGCGCGGAGACCTCAGCCTCCACGTCAGCCG GAACGTGGTCCATGCCAGTGACTCTGTTGAGGGTGCTGAGAGGGAGATCCAGCTGTGGTTTGAAGGCAAAGAGCTGCTCAACTGGGAGTGCTATGACCATAGTTTAACCTACAAAGAGGACAAATAA
- the nme4 gene encoding nucleoside diphosphate kinase, mitochondrial isoform X2: MLQASDGLLSQHYRELVKKPFYPNLVDYMTSGPVVAMVWEGLNVVQSSRRMVGPTNPAEAPAGTVRGDLSLHVSRNVVHASDSVEGAEREIQLWFEGKELLNWECYDHSLTYKEDK; encoded by the exons ATGTTGCAG GCATCTGACGGTCTCCTGTCTCAGCATTACCGAGAGCTCGTGAAGAAGCCCTTCTATCCGAATCTGGTTGACTACATGACATCGGGTCCTGTGGTCGCCATG GTGTGGGAGGGCCTGAACGTGGTCCAGTCGTCTCGCAGGATGGTTGGCCCCACCAACCCAGCGGAGGCCCCGGCAGGCACGGTGCGCGGAGACCTCAGCCTCCACGTCAGCCG GAACGTGGTCCATGCCAGTGACTCTGTTGAGGGTGCTGAGAGGGAGATCCAGCTGTGGTTTGAAGGCAAAGAGCTGCTCAACTGGGAGTGCTATGACCATAGTTTAACCTACAAAGAGGACAAATAA